In a single window of the Melioribacteraceae bacterium genome:
- a CDS encoding glycine--tRNA ligase, with protein MAKGQNETIEKIVSLAKRRGFVFQSSEIYGGLNGCWDYGPLGVELLKNVKEEWWKAMTYREDVEGLDASILMHPRVWEASGHVENFTDPMIDCKQCKARFRVDTLAELISDKNKEKALKEFDPTTLHNEGTLSEKFEKILDNTDDSVKLLSLLGCPQCGNKGTFTQPRKFNLMFKTFLGPVDDSANVIYLRPETAQGIFVNFLNVQNSSRQKLPFGIAQIGKAFRNEINTKNFLFRTREFEQMEMQYFCKPGTDTTHYDEWKERRIEWFKSLGMTPTKLRFHDHPKDKLAHYAKNATDIEYEFPFGWGEIEGIHNRTDFDLGRHQEFSGKNQQYFDDETKEKFIPYIIETSAGASRSFMAFLVDAYYEEEVKGEMRSVLRFHPKLAPIKAAILPLVNKDGMPEVARKIEADLRPYLRIFYDDKGAVGRRYRRMDEVGTPFCITVDTQTMEDQTVTIRERDSMEQIRISIDKLLVYLLEKLR; from the coding sequence ATCGCAAAGGGTCAAAACGAAACAATAGAAAAAATTGTATCTCTTGCCAAAAGAAGAGGATTTGTTTTTCAATCGTCAGAAATTTATGGCGGATTAAATGGATGCTGGGATTACGGTCCGCTTGGCGTTGAACTTCTTAAAAATGTTAAAGAGGAATGGTGGAAGGCCATGACTTACCGCGAGGATGTTGAAGGACTAGACGCTTCAATATTGATGCATCCTAGAGTGTGGGAAGCAAGCGGCCATGTCGAAAATTTTACAGATCCAATGATAGACTGTAAACAATGTAAAGCCCGATTTCGTGTTGACACACTTGCAGAATTAATTTCAGATAAAAATAAAGAGAAAGCGTTGAAGGAATTTGATCCTACTACTCTTCATAACGAAGGAACACTTTCAGAAAAATTTGAAAAAATATTAGACAATACTGATGATTCAGTAAAACTGCTATCACTGCTCGGCTGCCCTCAATGCGGCAATAAAGGTACGTTTACACAACCCCGTAAATTTAATTTGATGTTCAAAACATTTTTGGGACCGGTGGACGATTCGGCTAATGTAATTTATTTACGACCGGAAACAGCTCAAGGTATTTTTGTAAACTTTTTAAATGTGCAAAATTCGAGTCGTCAAAAACTTCCTTTTGGGATTGCGCAGATTGGCAAGGCTTTTCGTAATGAAATTAATACTAAGAATTTCTTATTCCGTACCCGTGAATTTGAACAGATGGAAATGCAATATTTTTGCAAACCGGGAACCGATACAACACATTACGATGAATGGAAAGAAAGAAGAATTGAATGGTTTAAATCATTGGGTATGACTCCAACTAAATTACGGTTTCATGATCACCCGAAAGATAAACTCGCGCATTACGCTAAAAACGCTACAGATATTGAATATGAATTCCCATTTGGCTGGGGAGAGATTGAAGGAATTCATAACCGTACCGATTTTGATCTGGGAAGACATCAGGAATTTAGCGGAAAAAATCAGCAGTATTTTGATGATGAAACAAAAGAAAAATTTATTCCTTATATAATTGAAACATCTGCCGGGGCAAGCCGTTCATTTATGGCGTTTTTAGTTGATGCTTACTATGAAGAGGAAGTTAAAGGTGAAATGAGAAGTGTGCTTCGTTTTCATCCTAAACTTGCGCCAATTAAAGCCGCAATACTTCCTTTGGTCAATAAAGATGGAATGCCCGAAGTAGCTAGGAAAATTGAGGCGGATTTGCGTCCTTACCTAAGAATTTTTTATGATGATAAAGGAGCGGTTGGAAGAAGATACAGAAGAATGGATGAAGTTGGAACACCATTCTGCATTACTGTTGATACGCAAACAATGGAAGATCAAACCGTAACTATTCGTGAACGTGATTCGATGGAACAGATTCGAATTTCTATTGATAAACTTCTGGTTTATCTGCTGGAAAAATTGAGATAA
- a CDS encoding PAS domain S-box protein: protein MNAFEKNIANKSFLKIIEELNSWDYSDKTMNEIISVGLNLFRNFPEFNSVSLFMIDENTFDFHLKITTEENFDHVNGIFNDAVEDGTVAKILTTGQILVGKKNKFLPEGIIDIFLPLISGNQVVGIIILYINDELTDHYSFFTLCEVYTRTLSLILSNRQKQIEIDRLKIIADQAQSQKVNNAVKDKKALNAILNSLNIGIMIVEQKTKKILDINLFGANFIGVDKNKIIGSLSSDYFYFADETGKTKIDVIANDSLLKRKDGKLIPVILYSTTLITGGVTYSIESFIDISERKKAEDALQLARFQLEHRVEERTKELLEINSKLEQEVSDRKKAEDDLQKIYWAVHNSPSAVIITDTEGIIEYVNPRFCSITGYKFEEVVGRNPRFLKGGDLTDEQYKVLWTSLKNGREWKGEFRNRKKNGELFWVSASISAVINETGEATHYMGLQEDITRQKNNFEALILAKQAAEQSDRLKTSIIANLSHELRTPLIAIMGYSQFMMSELEEESMLEMASDINLSGKRLLKTLNNLLYLSHIESISMELTLLNTNIVNIVSSVFEDHKKLAIAKNLDYTFETQSKGMYSAIDEELFKNALENIVDNAIKFTLAGKVKIKLETAFFERILWNVIIVEDTGVGISRDEMSKIFEAFQQLSEGYARSFEGCGLGLTITQKIIDILRGRLVIDSQPKEGSKFAIWLPAQNLEVKPGN, encoded by the coding sequence ATGAATGCTTTTGAAAAAAATATTGCCAATAAATCCTTTCTCAAAATTATTGAGGAGTTGAATTCGTGGGATTATTCCGATAAAACGATGAATGAGATTATCTCCGTTGGGCTAAATCTCTTCAGAAATTTCCCCGAGTTTAATTCTGTATCTCTTTTTATGATCGACGAAAACACTTTTGATTTCCATCTTAAAATAACAACTGAAGAAAACTTCGACCATGTGAATGGTATTTTTAACGATGCCGTTGAGGATGGAACTGTTGCCAAAATACTTACGACAGGTCAAATCCTAGTTGGTAAAAAAAATAAATTTCTACCGGAGGGAATTATAGATATTTTTCTTCCGCTAATATCGGGCAATCAAGTTGTTGGAATAATTATTCTTTATATCAACGATGAATTAACAGATCATTATTCATTTTTTACCTTGTGTGAAGTTTACACACGGACGCTATCTCTGATTCTTTCGAATAGACAAAAGCAGATTGAAATTGATAGATTAAAAATTATTGCCGATCAAGCTCAATCGCAAAAAGTGAATAATGCCGTAAAAGATAAAAAAGCTCTAAACGCTATTCTAAATTCTCTAAATATTGGTATTATGATTGTTGAGCAGAAAACAAAGAAAATCTTAGATATTAATTTGTTTGGCGCAAATTTTATAGGAGTGGATAAAAACAAAATTATAGGATCACTTAGTTCCGACTATTTTTATTTTGCCGATGAAACCGGAAAAACTAAAATTGACGTAATTGCCAATGATTCTCTTCTTAAAAGAAAAGACGGTAAGCTTATACCTGTTATTCTTTATTCAACAACTCTTATTACGGGGGGCGTTACTTACAGTATAGAAAGTTTTATCGATATTTCAGAAAGAAAAAAAGCAGAAGATGCATTGCAGCTCGCAAGATTTCAACTTGAGCACCGTGTGGAAGAGAGAACTAAAGAGTTATTGGAGATTAATTCCAAGTTGGAACAAGAAGTATCGGATAGAAAAAAGGCGGAAGATGATTTACAGAAAATTTATTGGGCTGTTCATAATAGTCCCTCTGCAGTAATCATAACTGATACCGAAGGAATTATTGAATATGTTAACCCGCGATTCTGTTCTATTACCGGGTACAAATTTGAAGAGGTTGTTGGGCGTAATCCCCGTTTCTTAAAAGGTGGTGACTTAACCGATGAGCAATACAAAGTATTGTGGACAAGTCTTAAAAATGGCAGAGAGTGGAAAGGAGAATTTAGAAATCGTAAAAAAAATGGAGAACTATTTTGGGTCTCCGCATCAATTTCAGCTGTAATTAATGAAACTGGTGAAGCAACTCACTATATGGGATTGCAGGAAGATATTACCCGGCAGAAAAATAATTTCGAAGCATTGATATTGGCAAAGCAAGCCGCCGAGCAGTCGGACAGACTAAAAACCTCAATTATCGCTAATCTGAGTCATGAACTCCGAACCCCATTAATTGCTATTATGGGTTATTCTCAATTTATGATGAGCGAACTTGAAGAGGAAAGCATGCTGGAAATGGCAAGTGATATTAATCTATCCGGCAAGAGATTACTTAAAACGCTCAATAATCTTTTATATCTTTCTCACATAGAATCAATTTCTATGGAGCTTACGTTACTAAATACAAACATTGTGAATATAGTTAGTTCTGTTTTTGAAGATCACAAAAAATTAGCGATTGCTAAAAATCTCGATTACACTTTTGAAACTCAATCAAAAGGAATGTATTCTGCAATTGATGAGGAATTATTCAAGAATGCGCTTGAAAATATTGTTGATAACGCAATTAAATTTACACTTGCTGGAAAGGTGAAGATAAAATTGGAAACGGCTTTCTTTGAAAGAATTTTGTGGAACGTAATAATAGTAGAAGATACCGGTGTGGGAATTTCTCGGGATGAGATGAGTAAAATATTTGAGGCGTTTCAACAATTAAGTGAAGGGTATGCGCGCAGTTTTGAAGGGTGTGGTTTAGGATTAACTATTACACAGAAAATTATTGATATCTTAAGAGGAAGGCTTGTCATCGACTCTCAACCGAAAGAAGGTTCAAAATTTGCTATTTGGCTCCCCGCACAAAATTTGGAAGTAAAACCAGGTAATTAG
- a CDS encoding HDOD domain-containing protein, with product MNFVEKLKNNINNLPTLPTVYASISEAMADPNARTEKIAQIISADQASAFKILKVANSPFYGFRGKIETISQAILFLGYGEIKNIIFALTIMNYFSRDKSAHKFNPVDCWAHSIGVGIISRYIGSVTGERNVENYFLSGILHDIGKVLFFEFASKEYTEAIKLAESNNILIRDAELQIFGVDHSAAGSILSEKWKIPSSIQSVIKNHHTGIDRTEHKKIVAAVHVADIAARALGLGYPGDNIIPQPNKEVLTILNIPPGYFNSISEVVQQEYENFIRLMLVD from the coding sequence ATGAATTTCGTTGAGAAACTTAAGAATAACATCAATAATCTTCCTACGTTGCCAACGGTATATGCCTCTATTTCGGAAGCTATGGCAGATCCTAATGCAAGAACAGAAAAAATAGCCCAAATAATTTCTGCAGATCAGGCTTCTGCTTTTAAAATATTAAAAGTAGCTAATTCTCCATTTTATGGATTTAGAGGAAAGATAGAAACTATTTCGCAGGCCATTTTATTTTTGGGATACGGAGAAATTAAAAATATAATTTTTGCCTTAACGATTATGAATTATTTCTCAAGGGATAAATCGGCACACAAATTTAATCCTGTAGATTGTTGGGCTCATTCAATAGGCGTTGGAATTATTTCTAGATATATCGGCTCGGTTACAGGTGAGCGAAATGTAGAAAATTATTTTTTGAGTGGAATACTGCACGATATTGGTAAAGTTCTCTTTTTTGAATTTGCTTCAAAAGAATATACTGAAGCTATAAAGTTGGCCGAGAGTAATAATATTTTAATACGTGATGCTGAACTTCAAATATTTGGTGTTGATCATTCAGCCGCCGGATCTATACTTTCTGAAAAGTGGAAAATACCCTCTTCAATTCAAAGCGTCATTAAAAATCACCACACGGGTATTGACAGAACTGAACACAAAAAGATTGTTGCCGCCGTTCACGTTGCCGATATTGCTGCCCGAGCATTAGGATTGGGTTATCCTGGTGATAATATTATTCCACAGCCAAATAAAGAAGTATTAACAATTCTAAATATTCCTCCCGGGTATTTCAATAGTATAAGTGAAGTAGTTCAGCAAGAATATGAAAACTTTATTCGACTTATGCTAGTAGACTAA
- a CDS encoding polyphosphate polymerase domain-containing protein, giving the protein MARLEYKYLVSNQYLDSIRKDLMPFLDYDKFASVQPNKEYTVRSIYFDTLDLICYYEKLSGLKERNKFRVRGYNEPRGNDTVFVEIKRKSIDYISKDRVKILFSQLDAYLNNDMDSEIFDEFSTEQNKFELPSNFLYYYHMHQLKPKTLVTYEREAFECRFGSNLRVTFDKNLRTAKAIKLDELFNNTFSDYPLSNFFILEVKYYKALPFWMPELINKYHLQRQSLSKYAFSIDESVLRKNTLNKIKRVY; this is encoded by the coding sequence ATGGCAAGACTAGAATATAAATATTTAGTATCGAATCAATATCTAGATTCTATCCGTAAAGATTTGATGCCTTTTTTAGATTATGATAAATTTGCATCGGTTCAGCCAAATAAGGAATATACAGTTAGAAGTATTTATTTCGATACACTGGATTTAATATGTTATTACGAAAAATTATCCGGTCTAAAGGAGAGAAATAAATTTAGAGTTAGAGGATATAACGAACCACGAGGCAATGATACTGTATTTGTAGAAATTAAAAGAAAAAGTATTGATTACATTAGCAAAGATCGGGTTAAAATATTGTTCTCTCAGCTTGATGCATATTTAAATAATGATATGGATTCAGAGATATTTGATGAATTTTCTACAGAACAGAATAAATTTGAGCTTCCTTCAAATTTTTTATACTACTACCATATGCATCAGCTTAAGCCCAAAACTTTAGTAACATATGAAAGAGAGGCATTTGAGTGCCGGTTTGGTTCTAACCTAAGAGTTACTTTCGATAAAAATTTACGAACAGCAAAAGCAATTAAATTAGATGAGCTTTTCAACAACACTTTCAGTGACTATCCATTATCAAATTTCTTTATTCTAGAGGTTAAATATTACAAAGCACTTCCTTTTTGGATGCCCGAGCTGATTAATAAATATCACCTGCAACGCCAATCATTATCCAAGTATGCGTTTTCAATTGATGAATCAGTTCTGCGTAAAAATACTCTCAACAAAATTAAACGAGTTTATTAA
- a CDS encoding DUF4956 domain-containing protein, which produces MIENLQSVNLFSPTISDIITNIVISIICSYFISIVYRFTYKGPGYSESFVNSIIFLSAITALVIMVIGNNLARAFGLVGAMSIIRFRTAVKDTLDIVYLFLSLAIGMAAGVGYHKVAIIGSLLLGIVLIIFSADKGNLFSSAKYILQFSFSGSLFDDVNKKLNSLCRQSELISIKSNDQTKATDYTYYVMLKRKVSGSDVVSELHKVEGLNNINLFYDKENS; this is translated from the coding sequence ATGATAGAGAATCTGCAATCAGTTAATTTATTTTCTCCCACAATTTCGGATATAATAACAAATATTGTTATAAGCATAATCTGCAGTTACTTTATATCTATCGTATACAGATTTACATACAAGGGCCCCGGCTACTCTGAAAGTTTTGTTAATTCAATAATTTTTCTTTCTGCAATTACTGCTTTAGTAATAATGGTAATTGGAAATAATTTAGCCCGGGCATTTGGACTTGTAGGCGCCATGTCTATTATAAGGTTTAGAACAGCGGTAAAAGATACGCTAGATATAGTCTACCTATTCCTCTCTTTAGCAATTGGTATGGCAGCAGGAGTAGGTTATCATAAAGTAGCAATTATTGGTTCTCTTTTGCTTGGGATTGTTTTAATTATTTTTTCGGCAGATAAAGGAAATCTTTTCAGTTCAGCCAAATATATCCTTCAATTTTCGTTTAGCGGAAGTTTATTCGACGATGTTAATAAAAAACTAAATTCTCTTTGCCGCCAATCGGAATTAATAAGTATCAAAAGCAATGATCAGACAAAAGCCACCGATTACACATACTATGTGATGCTTAAAAGAAAAGTATCCGGCAGCGATGTTGTGTCTGAACTTCATAAAGTTGAGGGTTTAAACAACATAAACCTTTTTTACGATAAAGAAAATAGTTGA